The segment CGATCACACCTTCACGATTGCAACTACTGATTACGCAATGCAAACCATTTTGCCATTCGCTCTGCCTCGAATTTATAAAGAAGCGCCGAATGTCGCTTTTGAATTTTTGCCTCTTCAACATGAGCGATTGATGGATCAGCTCACTTATGATGGTGCTGATCTCGCTATTTGCCGACCTATTCGTTCGATTGAACCTTTGCGACACGAGATACTAGGAAGAGTAGGGGTTCTATGTTTGCTATCCAAACAACATCCGTTGGCGAACAGCACGATGAGTTTGCAAGATTATCTGCAGTATCCTCATGCAATGATAGCAATCAGTGATGGCGTGAAGGCGCTGATCGATCAGGCTCTTGAAGGTTGCCCTCCTCGTCATATGGTGTTGCGGGCTTATCATTTAGAAGCCGCACTAGCCATCATTGATATGATGCCTCTGATTATGACGGTGCCGGCGGATTTAGCTTATCTGGTTGCTGAGCGGTATGACTTGGTTGTTAAACCTTTGCCATTTCAGTTCACACCTTTTGACTACTCAATGATTTGGCATCCAAGATGCGAACATTCGCCAGCTCAGGAGTGGCTTAGAAGTATAGTGAAAGAAGAGTGTGGAAAGTTGATCGCTAAGCGTGTGGAAGATATGGGATTGGAATAAAAAGATAAGGCTCAGTGAGCCTTATCTTTCAATCTGTTACAGCTTAATCACGACACGACCAGTTACTTGGCCATTGGTAATGTCTTCAGCGTATTGTGCTGCTTTCTCAAGCGTAATCTCTGTGCACGCTTGTTCGAAGTAACTTGCTGGTAATAGTTCAGCCAATTTTTCCCATGCAGCAACACGTTTTTCAAACGGGCAGCTTACTGAATCCACACCTTGCAGACGAACGTTACGCAGAATAAATGGCATTACAGTGGTTGGAAGATCAAAGCCACCAGCAAGTCCACAAGCGGCAACAGCACTGCTGTAATCCATTTGCGCTAAAACTTTTGCTAATACCTTGCTACCAACCGTATCAACAGCACCAGCCCAAACTTGCTTCTCTAGTGGGCGTGCAGGTTCTTCAAACTCACTGCGGTTGATAATTTGGCTAGCACCTAATTTTTCAAGTAACGGACCGTTAGTTTCAACTCGGCCAGTAACTGCGGCAACTTTGTAGCCTAGTTGTACCAGTAGGGTAACAGCAACAGAGCCAACACCACCGCTTGCACCAGTTACCAAAATGGGTCCATGTTCTGGTTTGATTCCTGCGTCGATGAGAGCTTGAACACACAGCATTGCGGTAAAGCCGGCAGTACCAACCATCATGGCTTGTTTTGCCGAAAAACCTTGAGGAAGAGGTACTAACCAGTCTGCTTTAAGACGAGCTTTTTCTGCCATGCCGCCCCAATGATTCTCACCAACACCCCAACCAGTCAGAACAACAGCATCACCTTCTTTATAGCGAGAGTCTTCAGAGCTGATGACTTTGCCCGCGAGATCAATGCCCGGAACCATAGGGAAATTGCGGATTATTTTTCCTTTACCTGTAATGGCAAGACCGTCTTTGTAGTTCAGAGATGAGTAATCAACAGCAACAAGTACATCACCTTCCGGAAGTTGTGATTCATCAAGCTGTTCAATAGTCGCAATAGTTTGTTTTTCTTCTTGGTTTAGAGTTAAAGCCTGAAACATACAGTTTCTCCACAAAGGTTATCGGGTTATTGAGGACAGTCTAGCGCTGAAAGACTAATGAATTAAATGAAACTTTAGCATTAGATCTATGCATTTTAGTCATAGTCTATGTAAATGTTTTTAAACACAGAGTATAGACCAAGCGTTTTATCCCATGAGACAGCGGCATGTTTTGTTTTTACTTTATGCTGACTAAATTTATTTCCTTTTAAATGGTTTAAATACCATTAACAACTATCCTTTATGTTTGGCGTTAATTTCTTCGTTATTTTAACTTTTTGATTTTTAAGTGTTGGTTTGAAGTTCATGACTGATTTTATTTTTGGAGTTGTTTAATAGATTTCTCTTATTGATTAAATCGGTTTAAAGAATGTGATCATATTTCAGGCTACTCATATACTCATTGTTGAAATAACAAAGAGACATAAAACCTATTTCGAAATAGAGAACAATTAGCGTCTAGATAATAGGTTTTGGGTGTAAGAACGACAGACAGAACTTCGCTTTGAAAGGAGCATGCTCAATGGATAAGAAAGATCACAACTCTGCAGGAAAGTGCCCGGTGATGCATGGCGGCATGACATCAACGGGATCTTCGGTAATGGCTTGGTGGCCGAATGCTCTAAACTTGGACATCCTTCATCAACACGATAAGAAAACCAACCCACTTGGTGAAGACTTTAGTTACCGAGAAGAACTTAAAAAGCTTGATGTAGAAGCTTTGAAAAAAGACCTAACAGCATTAATGACAGATAGCCAAGAATGGTGGCCAGCAGACTGGGGTCACTACGGCGGTTTAATGATTCGTATGGCTTGGCACTCAGCAGGTAGCTACCGTACTGCGGATGGTCGCGGTGGAGCTTCTACCGGTAACCAGCGCTTTGCTCCTCTCAACTCATGGCCAGATAACGCGAACTTAGATAAAGCGCGTCGCCTACTATGGCCAATCAAGAAAAAATACGGCAACAAAATCAGCTGGGCTGACTTGATGATTCTTGCAGGTAATATTGCTTATGAATCAATGGGTCTAAAAACCTTTGGTTTTGCGTTCGGCCGTGAAGATATCTGGCACCCAGAAAAAGACATTTACTGGGGTTCTGAAAAAGAGTGGTTAGCGAAGAGTGGTGGCGAAGGTAGCCGTTACTCCGGTGAACGTGACCTAGAAAACCCTCTAGCAGCCGTAATGATGGGCTTAATTTACGTAAACCCAGAAGGTGTCGA is part of the Vibrio diazotrophicus genome and harbors:
- a CDS encoding MDR family oxidoreductase produces the protein MFQALTLNQEEKQTIATIEQLDESQLPEGDVLVAVDYSSLNYKDGLAITGKGKIIRNFPMVPGIDLAGKVISSEDSRYKEGDAVVLTGWGVGENHWGGMAEKARLKADWLVPLPQGFSAKQAMMVGTAGFTAMLCVQALIDAGIKPEHGPILVTGASGGVGSVAVTLLVQLGYKVAAVTGRVETNGPLLEKLGASQIINRSEFEEPARPLEKQVWAGAVDTVGSKVLAKVLAQMDYSSAVAACGLAGGFDLPTTVMPFILRNVRLQGVDSVSCPFEKRVAAWEKLAELLPASYFEQACTEITLEKAAQYAEDITNGQVTGRVVIKL
- a CDS encoding LysR family transcriptional regulator, whose amino-acid sequence is MELEDVYRRDLNLLIALRVLVEECSVSRAAERLNLSQSAMSRVLGRLRSLLADPLFTRQGQSLIPTERALAINLALGEPLESLRQVLSPLDFNPTSCDHTFTIATTDYAMQTILPFALPRIYKEAPNVAFEFLPLQHERLMDQLTYDGADLAICRPIRSIEPLRHEILGRVGVLCLLSKQHPLANSTMSLQDYLQYPHAMIAISDGVKALIDQALEGCPPRHMVLRAYHLEAALAIIDMMPLIMTVPADLAYLVAERYDLVVKPLPFQFTPFDYSMIWHPRCEHSPAQEWLRSIVKEECGKLIAKRVEDMGLE